GCAAGAGGAAGAGAAAGGGATAATGTATGGCTAATATGTATGAAAGACTATTAGGGGATTCTTATAAAAAACTTCATCCAAAATTACAGAAACGCTATGAGATTACAGAAGAAAATAGCTTTACTGGAGAAGGAAAGATGGATGAAATTTACGGAGGTTCTTTTTTCGTAAAATTGATATTAAAAATTGCATCGAAGTTTCGAATGTTTTTCCCTGAGCGGGGGAAGAAAGTGCCATTTACAATACATAATACCGCTGAGCGAGATGAACATGGAAATGAATTTGTGCGGTGGAATCGTACTTTTTACTTTCGTAATAAGAAAAGATATTTTAATGCGGTAATGAAATTCGATGAAAATGAAATTGTAGATTATTTTGGTGAACCACACATACTTGTTTCTACACTGAACTTTCATATTGATGAAATGGGGGCGATGCATATTTCTTCAAAGAAACAATGGTTTTACATGTTTAGAAGAAAAATCCCGTTACCTAGATTCTTATACGGAGAGGCCAACATTGTAGAAAGTTATGATGAAACAAAACAGTGCTTTCGAATTCATGTACAAGTACGAAATCCGTTAATTGGTTCATTACTTTCATATAGGGGAACATTTGTGGAGAGGAAATAAATGATATGAAAAATATAATAGTTGGGCTTGCTTGTTATATTATTTTTCTAATATGTGAGTGGCCCGATGTAAACCCAGTTGAAGCAATTATTTTATTATCTATTTTGTTATTTATACCGATGTCTTTTTGTATTATTGATAAAAGAGCACGAAATGGATCGTATTTATTATTTTATAAATCCGTATCGTTTTTATATCCGATAGCAGCGATTTGTGCAATGTTAGCTTTCGTAACAAATCAATATATCTTTGCGATAATTTGGTTTGTATATACGGGGATCGTTGCGTTATTTGGTATAAATAGATTACTAGAAAGAGGATGGAAACCGTTAGAAGAGACAGCTATCGATAGTGCGTTTATTTATTTGTTTTTAGGTGGTTTTTGGTTTTTTGCTTCTGTAGCAAAACTCTCCATTATGCACTTTAGTTCTGACATCATTTTGCTTACCGCTGCACATTTTCATTACTCTGCATTTCTATTGCCATTATCAGCTGGTTTAATAGGGCGGAAGAGAGAAAAGAGCAGTAAAGTATATGATGCAATTATGTTTACTATAGCCATTTCACCGATGACAGTTGCGATAGGGATTACATACTCAAGGGTATTTGAATTTTTTGCAGTGTGCCTATATTTATGTGCGATTTATGGTTATAGCATTTACGTTTGGAAAGCGAAATTTAATGCTATCAGCGCAAAAATACTCCTAATCATATCGTCTAGTACACTCATGATAACAATTATGTTTTCACTTATATATTCGTACGGGAATTTGAAACATGTAATGACGATTACAATTGCTCAAATGGTTTGGATTCACGGTGTTGTTAATGGAATTGGAGTAGCGTTGCCGGCATTTGTCGGGTGGATGATTGAAAAGAGTGTTCCGAACTATAAATATTACGGGAAACCAATGAGCAGATTAAGAGGAAAGGCGACAGTTGGTGAAGCATTTTTACATAACAGAAATGTAATAGATAGCAAGGAATACAAAGGTTTAGTTTATAAAATGAATGATTTCCATAGCGGGATATTTGATAGGGCCAAGATCCCTATAAGTATTATTCGTTTTTATGAAAATACAACAGAGTATGGATTACAATCGCATATTAAATGGACTCGCTGGTTCCGCCCGTTTGCATTTTGTTATGAGAAAATGAGTAAGCGTGTAGGACAAATACATTTAGGAATGGGCGGCAAGTGGGAAACGATGCATGGATTTATCATTGGGATAATGGATGAGAAGGATGGAAGAGAGAATGTAAGGGCTTGGCTAAGAAAAAATGAAGCAGGGAAGTCTATTTTTTTAGCCTTGTATTCAATGCATACATATAAGAACGATACATATATGAATATCGCATTACCTTTACCATATTCGAATATGACGGGGATTTTAAAATTACGCAATGATAATAATGATTTAATGATTACTAGTAAGCTAAGAAGAAATGGTAAGGGAGATGAGGGGATCTATTTACATACTCGTTTCTTTACAATCCGTTTACCGTTAGAAGAGACATTTATTATTAAAGAGGGTACAAATCAAATGTTAGAAGCTAACCATAAAATGTGGATATCCGGAGTTAAGTTTTTAGAAATTGATTATGAGATTAAGAAAATAGAGGAGAAGTAAGAAAAGCTTGGAGAGATTCCAAGCTTTTTACGTATAGGTAATGGTCATAGCAACTTGTTTATCTAAGTCTCGGTCCCAAACGTACCTTTTTCAAAAAATAATGGGAATCTCTCTTTAAACCAATTTTGCATAGGAAGATGTAGTGCTGTATCGATTGGTACCCATAATAATTCACCTTCAGGAGGGTTCATAAGAAGCTCACCTTCAAATGAATCTGTCCAATAGTTAAATACCATATATCGAACATTTTCTTTCGGATTTACGTATTCATCTAACCCCTTAAAGGTTAAATTTGAAACAAGTAATCCAGTTTCTTCTTTTACTTCTCGTTTAGCAGCTTGAACGATACTTTCTGGAAAATCCACTTTACCGCCAGGAGCGATGTAACCAGGGAAGCCAAGATGATCAGGGCGCTGTATTAACAATACTTCGTTTTTCCGCTGAATCATACACATTGTGTAAATGCGGTGTTCTATATCTTTCCAATTGTTACTCATACGAATCTCTCCCTTATAAAACCTTATAGTTTTTAACTATAGTTATATATGACAAAAAATACAATAATAATACAAAATTATACAAATTGCAATTGACTATTACTAATTTTCAGAACTATAATTAGTCTGTTATATAAATACATTGTACTTGAGAGGGGAATATATTCTATGAAAAATAGAATAATCGCAGCAGGAGTAATCGCAGCTAGTATATTATCTTATTCATCTAGTAGTTTCGCACAAACAAAAACGTTTCCAGATGTCCAAACAGGGCACTGGGCAGAAGATTCTATTAACTACTTAGCAGAAAAAGGCGCAGTTACAGGTAACGAGAAAGGAATGTTCGAGCCTGGAAAGGAAATCACTCGTGCAGAAGCAGCTACAATGATGGCTAAAATCTTAAACTTGCCAATCGATAAAAATGCTAAACCATCTTACGCTGATTCTCAAAAACATTGGGCTACTCCAATCATCGCAGCTGTAGAAAAAGCTGGTGTTGTTAAAGGTACAGGCAATGGATTTGAGCCAGACGGAAAAATCGACCGTGTGTCAATGGCATCTCTTCTTGTAGAAGCTTACAAATTAGAGTCTAAAGTAAACGGTACTCCAGCAACTAAATTCAAAGATTTAGAAACATTAAACTGGGGTAAAGAAAAAGCTAATATTTTAGTTGAATTGGGTATTTCTGTTGGTACCGGTG
This genomic window from Bacillus anthracis str. Vollum contains:
- a CDS encoding DUF4166 domain-containing protein, which produces MANMYERLLGDSYKKLHPKLQKRYEITEENSFTGEGKMDEIYGGSFFVKLILKIASKFRMFFPERGKKVPFTIHNTAERDEHGNEFVRWNRTFYFRNKKRYFNAVMKFDENEIVDYFGEPHILVSTLNFHIDEMGAMHISSKKQWFYMFRRKIPLPRFLYGEANIVESYDETKQCFRIHVQVRNPLIGSLLSYRGTFVERK
- a CDS encoding YndJ family protein: MKNIIVGLACYIIFLICEWPDVNPVEAIILLSILLFIPMSFCIIDKRARNGSYLLFYKSVSFLYPIAAICAMLAFVTNQYIFAIIWFVYTGIVALFGINRLLERGWKPLEETAIDSAFIYLFLGGFWFFASVAKLSIMHFSSDIILLTAAHFHYSAFLLPLSAGLIGRKREKSSKVYDAIMFTIAISPMTVAIGITYSRVFEFFAVCLYLCAIYGYSIYVWKAKFNAISAKILLIISSSTLMITIMFSLIYSYGNLKHVMTITIAQMVWIHGVVNGIGVALPAFVGWMIEKSVPNYKYYGKPMSRLRGKATVGEAFLHNRNVIDSKEYKGLVYKMNDFHSGIFDRAKIPISIIRFYENTTEYGLQSHIKWTRWFRPFAFCYEKMSKRVGQIHLGMGGKWETMHGFIIGIMDEKDGRENVRAWLRKNEAGKSIFLALYSMHTYKNDTYMNIALPLPYSNMTGILKLRNDNNDLMITSKLRRNGKGDEGIYLHTRFFTIRLPLEETFIIKEGTNQMLEANHKMWISGVKFLEIDYEIKKIEEK